TTCTTCATATCAAGGTACAAAATCGATTCCCCATGCCATTCATCTTATCTTTGGATCGATGGCATTCCTAAAGCCTTCTCCAACCAGATTGAAGGAAGTTACGGTTATAAATATAGCAGCCCCGGGAAACAGAACAAGCCACCAGGCGAAGTCCACATACTTCTTAGATTGTGATAAAACATCCCCCCAACTCGGTGTAGGTGGAGGTACGCCAAATCCCAGAAAGCTGAGAGCCGATTCGACCAAAATCGCTCCCGCTATACCAAAAGTTGCGGCAACAAGTACCGGTGCCAGCGCATTTGGCAACATATGCTTTAACATAACACGGAAATCACTGCCCCCGAGAGCTATTGCAGCCTCAACATAATCGAACTGCCTCAGCTTTAAAAAATCACCTCTTACCAGCCGCGCAATTCCAGTCCAACCAGTTGCACCAATGACTATCATTATATTGTAGATACTCGGATTCCGGAATGCTAGAATTGTTAGGATCAGAAAAAAGACCGGAAATGTCATCATGACTTCAAATAACCTTGAAATTATAAAGTCAATCTTGCCTCCATAAAAGCCGGCTATGCCCCCCATCGCAATACCAATAACGGCAGCGATCCCAACAGCCACAAATCCGATGGAGAGCGATATCCTCGTTCCGTGTATCATCCTACTAAGCACGTCACGACCCCTATCATCGGTGCCGAATAGATGAGACATTGACGGAGGTGAAAGTACAGAAAAAAGATCAGTTTGCGTCGGGCTGTATTTTATCGGCGGAAATATGGCAAAATCTCCGTGAATGAGATTCCTGGTAAGTTTCTGGAAATCAACGCCGTACAGCTCTTGATATTTAAACAACACCGGAAAATAAATTTTTCCGTTCCACTTAAGAAACATGGGCCTGTTTCCTGCCAGAAAATTATCGAAGATTGCAGTTGCCAATAAAAAAAATATTATGATGAAACCAGTCAAAGCAAGCCTATCTTTTTTGAATTCTGTCCACACTGTACCCCAAAATCCAATACTCCTGCTGATATTCATTTTCTACCTTCAAAGCTTATTCTGGGATCAACAAATACATAGGCTATGTCTGATATAAGGATTCCAATCAGAGTCAGAAATGCAGTTATCGTCGCAATAGCCATGATTACGGGATAGTCTCTAGAGAGAATTGATTCGAAACCCAACTGTCCAATCCCGGGAATAGAGAATATGCTCTCAATTATAACGCTACCACCAATCATCGCGGGAAGAATAGACGCAACTATGGTAACAATCGGTATCAGGGAGTTTCTAAGCGCATGCTTCAGTATCACTCTGGATTCAGATAGACCTTTAGCCCTAGCAGTCCTCACGAAATCTTCACGAAGGACTTCAAGCAAACTCCCTTTTTGATACCTCGAAAGATATGCGAAGTCCGCATATGACAGGCAAATCACGGGTAATGTAATATGCCAGAGAAAATTTAAGGCAATTTTGTAAAACGGATAAAATTCGGCTCCGGGTGAAATTATCCCGTATACCGGGAAGACATCCCAAAAATCGCCGCCTCCCAGAAAGTATATTAAGACCATGGCAAGCCAAAAATTTGGAATCGAATAAAGAGCAAATAAACAAAACGTTATGATTCGATCTGAAAACCTTCCCTGTCCAATTGCTGAAATAATACCTAGAGGAATGGCGATCGTATAAACAAGTATGATTGAAATGATGTTTAGCGAAAGGGTGACAGGGAGCCTCTCGGCTATTTTATCGATTACTGGACGATGATCCTTATAAGATCGCCCGAAATCCAAAGTGGCTATTTGACGTAACCATATCCAATAGCGAATGTATATTGGTTTATCTAGACCGTACAATTTCTTGGTCTGTTCTATGATGTCCTTTGTAATAGATTCTGCTTTAATCCCTTCTTCAAGCTGTAATTTTCTTTCGACTGGGCTTCCGGGGGCAAGCTGAATAACTAAGAATGTTATCAAAGTGATTCC
The window above is part of the Thermodesulfobacteriota bacterium genome. Proteins encoded here:
- a CDS encoding ABC transporter permease is translated as MRNYIIKRLILLVPTLLGITLITFLVIQLAPGSPVERKLQLEEGIKAESITKDIIEQTKKLYGLDKPIYIRYWIWLRQIATLDFGRSYKDHRPVIDKIAERLPVTLSLNIISIILVYTIAIPLGIISAIGQGRFSDRIITFCLFALYSIPNFWLAMVLIYFLGGGDFWDVFPVYGIISPGAEFYPFYKIALNFLWHITLPVICLSYADFAYLSRYQKGSLLEVLREDFVRTARAKGLSESRVILKHALRNSLIPIVTIVASILPAMIGGSVIIESIFSIPGIGQLGFESILSRDYPVIMAIATITAFLTLIGILISDIAYVFVDPRISFEGRK
- a CDS encoding ABC transporter permease; this encodes MNISRSIGFWGTVWTEFKKDRLALTGFIIIFFLLATAIFDNFLAGNRPMFLKWNGKIYFPVLFKYQELYGVDFQKLTRNLIHGDFAIFPPIKYSPTQTDLFSVLSPPSMSHLFGTDDRGRDVLSRMIHGTRISLSIGFVAVGIAAVIGIAMGGIAGFYGGKIDFIISRLFEVMMTFPVFFLILTILAFRNPSIYNIMIVIGATGWTGIARLVRGDFLKLRQFDYVEAAIALGGSDFRVMLKHMLPNALAPVLVAATFGIAGAILVESALSFLGFGVPPPTPSWGDVLSQSKKYVDFAWWLVLFPGAAIFITVTSFNLVGEGFRNAIDPKIR